Genomic window (Acidimicrobiia bacterium):
TCAACAAGAACGATGCCCCCGACACGCTGGAGCTCGAAGGCTACGAAGGCCGGTTCGGCGAGCTCGCCGACTACACGGTCGGGTTCGAGACCTACACCGCAGACGCCGATCTCGCGGAGCTCTTCAAGGGGCTCCCCGACGACCGTTGCCAGTGCCCGCACTGGGGTGTCGTGCTCAAAGGCAAGGTCAAGTTCACCAACGACGACGGCGAGACGACCATCGAAGCCGGCGAGGCCTACTACATGCCCCCCGGGCATCTCCCCTATCTCTACGCCGGCACCGAAGTCATCGAGTTCAGCCCGACGGACGCGCTCCGCGAAACACTCGAGGTCGTCGAGAGGAACATGGCCCAGAGCACGTGACGCGCGTAGTCGGATCATCGCCCAGCGCCGCGTCGAGCTCTCGAGCCGGGCGAGGTGAGCGGACTCGAACCGCGACTTCGACCTCGCGAACGTTTTCGGCGCGCCGTTCGGACCTGACGCAACGTCAGATGCGACGCTTCTACGTATCGCACGTAGACGTCACGCGCTCGACGTGACGCGGCCGCCTCTCTGACCTGCCGAGACGCGGCCCAGGGTTCACGCCGTTGACCGTCCTTACGCATCGTCGCGCGGACTCCACGCGGACTGCGGGCCGACGGTCTTGCGCGCTGCCCCGCCAACACGCACCTTGGGCGACTGGCCCGCTGCGCCCGTTCGCTGCCTCGTCGTCGCACATCAATCACACGCGTCCGACGATCGGGCCCGCCATGACCCGCGGACTCCTACGCATTCACCGT
Coding sequences:
- a CDS encoding cupin domain-containing protein, whose protein sequence is MPKLNKNDAPDTLELEGYEGRFGELADYTVGFETYTADADLAELFKGLPDDRCQCPHWGVVLKGKVKFTNDDGETTIEAGEAYYMPPGHLPYLYAGTEVIEFSPTDALRETLEVVERNMAQST